The nucleotide sequence acTTTGTTTGCAAACACACTAGCTAAAAACTAAATCTGTTTAATATGTTAATTTGGTACCATGTAACGTAATTGAACTCTGTTTGACTCTTGATTTAAGGGCGGGTTGTAAACTTGTGAGGAAaggcattaaaatgaaaatgctCATCCAACATTTGAATATTAGAAAATCCAAATGCCATTTATAACCTACAATTTGATTTCGGTCGTGATGACAACTACCTATAAATCAAATCGCACTGATAATTTGGTATcctttctttatatatataagatcGCGTTTGATGCAAATTTTGGAATTCGTGAGAAATttaataagaaaaataataaaattaaaaaatgtttgcccaAAAAGATAAGCTGATTCTCACTTCTAATCAGTTGCAATAGCCACTTTAGGACTAATTAGTATCCCCTGTGAATGATCATGACCTggttaaataatattaatttaaatgctaCTTGCAATACAACAgttaaaatgttaatttttttcggTTTCTAAACAGTAAGAAGGGAACAGAATCTGACACGAAAACCATATGTGAAAACAGGAAAACTTCGTTTTTCCCATTTCATTTTTAACAACGTCTTCCATAGGATGCAAGGTGTTTGTaactaaaatttttcaaaacaatttaaacATTCTCACAATCAAAAAGGGGGTTAGTTGAATTGAAATTACGTTCATTTTACTCCACATATTTAGCTCAATGATACATAGCGCGTAAACGTTACTGTACCTAATCTTTGTTTGAAAGGTCACATGGGTTGTGCACTTGGAATATTCGTTTCATTCAAAAAGATCTCTACGAACTTTCGTTATAATAGCAAGCTACAATTTATAAATCAGCGTTGTAATTGTAAAAACGCAGTATACAAGCGTATCAGTTCATAATGGGAAAGAAAACGTGataattttgaagaaaagacAAAGGTTTAACCTTAACCGTTGATGCCCCTCGTGATACTTTATAACAGGGGTAGCAACCTTTCAAAACAGATCGCGTTCGACTGATCCTACACAAGGTCCTACACAAAAATGAATGGGCACTGAATAtccagataactgcacacatacatacaaaaaattccaccgcAGACAATCAGTAAGCTTCGTGGacacattattattaaaatcgacacaaaattttgattttgtatgttCTATTTAAGTTGTTGATTTGGTTATTTAACTCtacccggagtaaatgttttattatttatttgagatttatttaaatcatacaattcagataaaaggcgtgcctaatttttagtcgtaaatgttgaaaatttctcAAGAAACCTTGCCATGTAATCATGTATTATCCAAACAGCAAAAAATGAATATCCtcaaaccatgaatgttacatgactgctaaAACCTCCGAACGCGATTACTCGCTCGCTTGCTTAGAATTAGAACAATTTGGGCATattgatgccactgctaccattgcgaataaaatttatcacactactcttggagtgagacttactgcggaagttattgtaggatggtcatcgtttgtcagtctagaCGGCACCTAATTTTTAAACCCTGGCAGCAGAAAAACTTGCGttcagtaatatgctctatcgggCTTGCCCATACttaaatactgtatgtgtatattgtattttgcgcatgtaaagTACTCTATTATTCCTGTTGTAAAAGACACAACTGGTTCGAGGCAATTTTGGAgggtattttaataaaattcacgAAGCTTGCTTATTGTTTTCAATTCgtaaaataattattaaaaatttagcaTATGACTCAGCATAATAACGAGATTGTGACGAAATCTCATTTTTTAAAGACTAACCTTCGCCACGTGTGGTGGCATAGTTGCtgagatattttatgtattGAGTTATTGACTGAACTTTGTGAATCGACTCTTCATACTTGCCCAATATAAATAACGGGTTTGTTTGCTATCACCATCATAAAAGCCACAGTCCGATAAATAGCTTGTCATTGAATAGATCGGGTTAATAGTTAAGTtttgttgtaatatttttaaatgtaggGGTTTATGTGAAGATCGGATGGCGTCAACCAAAAGTGCAAAAAACGGTAGAGTTACCAAAGACTTGGAAATAGCTGGGAAGACTGTTTTAATCACCGGCGCAAACACCGGAATAGGTTTAGAGACTGCAATTGATCTTGCGCAACGAAACGCTAAAGTCATAATAGCCTGCAGAAATTTACAAAAAGCAGAATCGGCGAAACAAAAAGTAAGTCTGTACCTTTTCCTTTGGattcaaagtttaatgaaaGGGCAATCTAATATAAGTTAGCACTACACAAACTTGATGAGCCTAAAATCATATCTTCTATTTATCTATTACATTACGTTTATTACATTTTCGGTTTGCTTCAAATCTATTGGCCAGCTTGTAAAGCTGTCGAACATATCAGAAAACTAGATGTCAGATGAGGTTGAACTATACTATTTCATTGTCCTTATTTATATAAAGATGCCAAGTCAATGTTCCAAAGTCTAACAACAACCTAATATGTATCTTAATTTTATGAAGgtagtttttttttgtagattatAGAATCATCGGGCTCAAACAATGTTGTTGTGAAACATCTGGATCTGGCATCATTCGAGTCAATCCGAAAATTAGCGGCCGATATAAATGCGACTGAAGAACGACTTGATGTATTAATAAACAATCCAGGTACATAGTAGAATTATTTGAAtcgaaacaagagagcaatgctgaaATGTACGCGAAGTTCCAATGAGCATTCGCAGTGCCGGTAGTCTATCCCAGTGTTCCCAACGTGTGGGTCGCGAGCCGCGACCCAAAGATGGTTCGCCTTCTTTATCTCCGCGTTCGTTATGCTTCAGTGAAGCCACACCACAATTAAAAATAACTCGATTACGGCATACATAAGCTTTGGATTACGGCAAACAATCACAGCGCTCCCACTAGTGCAACTTTGAGGTACTGTTGAAATAAATTGTGCAAAAATGATTATTCTGTATTTGTAATTTAATTCTGCGACCataaaagaacaaaatattggaataaaaattgaCTGTTTATAGCCGTATAGCGTGTTCGGCCATATTTGagcaattaaaattttgaattaattgATCCATTAGTTGCGGAAAGAAGTGATTTTCTCAACGAAAAGAGAAACActaacaacaacagcaacaagaataacaacaacagGAATTCAGCAAATCGATCTATAAGTGTAGTCATGATTAAGAATCTACGCTATATTAGTTGATTTGTTGCCTGAATTGCCTATGCCGAACAAATGGGTTCCATTTAATATCGGATCATCCAAACTCTTTAAAGTcgattgaattttttataacaaGAACGGATTTACCCTTAAAAAAACATTCACCGAAGACAAAATACAACCTTggaaatttttacaaaaaaattcaacctATGAGAAcagtattaatttaaatataaattttaattaaaatatttttaaggtCTTGTTTTATCAACATACGAAGAAACTGCAGACGGATTTGAAATGCAATTTGGAGTCAATCATCTGGGGCATTTTCTCCTCACGAATTTGCTACTGGATTTGTTAAAAGTAAGTCAATGCTATGGTAAAGGTAAACCTGGATGTTACCATTGCGCTTTGCAACAAAAATCAGCATTATAAGATAACTGGTGATGGAgaataataattgttatgatGCAGACAGCGAATTGATTGTGTTACAATTGGTAGGTAGAAGGATCGAGTCGAATTACCGTAAATTAATCCTCAAGATTACGAAATGTTGCGATAACACTAAAAACTTTAAAAGTTGTGTTCACATCGGAATAAATCTAAAAATTGCTTTTAAAAGTACCTAAAAGAAATGAATTGCAAGATAATGAATGGAATGGAATCAAGTTTCTGTATATTCACACCTAAGAAAAAGGATCAAAATTCCAAGTCAAACATAACCccccaaaaaatttttgaatttctagcgAAGTGCTCCAAGTAGAATTGTCAACGTTGCTTCCGCTGGCCATCAGGCTACTACTATCAATTGGAATGATCCaaacagaaaaaataatttcaatggAATGGAAGCATATTGTCAAAGCAAATTAATGAATGTTTTATTCTCCAGGGAACTCAGCAAAAAACTTGATGGTGCGAAGTAATATAGTATGTTATACATTATACGATGTTTATTCAATGTTACCTGTATGTAACAAATTCTGTTTGGAAAGActaatatttttctgttgcaacaggaataaaaaaaaaattacatcattGGAAAGAAAGTTAGTCTGTGACATGGAACCCGATAAGTAAACAGCTATACAATGCGCACCAGCGTTCGATACTTGTATACCAATGTATGTGCTGGCATATCATAATTAGCGTGCATTTTGAAGGATCGTTTGAAGTGGCTTCTAAAAGACgaaagtatatttatttacGATTATGTTTGTACTTTCAGGTAGTGGAGTGACATCTAATAGTTTACATCCGGGTGCCGTGGAAACTGAAATCGGTCGGGATTTGGGATGTTGCAAAATGTCAGGATTCCTGGCATGCATGacaatatgtttttttactttctgTCCCTGCGTAGTAGTTGATGCAGAGCAGGGAGCACAAACATCTGTTTACTGTGCAATCGCTCCGGAACTGGAAAATGTAACTGGAAAATATTTCAGGtgtgaaataaacaaaacaaatgaGTATCATGATCAACATACATTTTGCTTCTCAATATAAATCATAACATCAAATGGCGTTACAAGaggaaataaaaattgaaaataaatacaatcCCGTATCAGTTTGTAGATATTCAATTTTCCAAACGTTTTCAGtgtatgaaataaataaaaataggtgcagaagtatatatatatggttttaGTTGTTTCTtgtgaatattttcatattgaaaatttttcataaGCGTCTTTTATGTAAATTAGTCTTGAAAGTAATGTATAATATACTGATTCCAAAAAATGCTTAGATGTACACTTTGGGCTTCACTTATTCGGgtagatttaaattttttctagcaacaaaattaaattagcTTTTATCGAATTGAAGGTTAATGATGTAATTAATGCTGTTTTGGAAGTTAAATGCAAGTCTTCTACTAATTACTCAAATTACCctttaatattttacatttatcaTAAGTGGCTGTAAAGTTGTCAGAGAATCAAGTCATGCTAGAAATGATGAAAGTGCAAGTAAGTTATGGGAGATGAGTGAAGAACTAACTGGACTATGAATGAAAATTAAACCTGAAGCAAAACCAGAAAAGGAATGAATACATGAGCTTTAAAATTATTGGGTCGGATTCACAAACActcaattttaatattcaattttgattcATAAGTTTACTATGAAAATCACTTTTCTAATTAAATACGTCCGTTTTCAGATTGTGAATTTGGTATAGAGTGTGATTTCGTAAAAAAAAGCAATGAACATGAACCTTCAGCGGGCTCAAACACAGTAGATTagattgtttttaatttatatatatgttgaatatTCCTTCTATTGAAAAAAGTAtgcaattttatataatttgtatttaaaaatatttgcattCGAATATGGTTTTTGTGTTTGATCTCGAGGTCTTCGCAATCTTAGTTTCACGCGAGCTCcaatacagaaatatttcaaCTGCTATCGCCATCGAAAAATGATTTATAAGATTCATTTGCTGCTTTGTTATAGATCCATACCATGTAATGAGGTGTAGTACATGGTGCCTGATTGAAGCGTGTCAGAATGTTAAAAATaggcaaaaataatttttacatgTATTATTTCTATTTCACAATTACCTCAATTGTTGGGAGGATTTGCTTTTTATGACATAGTGATTTTATCCATGCTATTATAATTTATGTATCGGTTTTGGCAAAATAACCAGAGAAAGAAAACTATTGGATACTATATAACTAAGCTATCAGATCACCAGATAGATTACTCAAGGCGAAAGTACCCCAACAGTGGAAAATAGTTTGGGTGATTTTGAAAGTGACCCAACCATCCACGTGCACAAAATGGTTAATTGCTGTATGAGCAGTGATATGGAATACAAGACAAAGAAAACCTGTTATCTGGAATCAAATAGAACTGAGTTGAATGAATATCAAATGTATGCCCATATTTTAATTAGGGTCTTATGTTCGTCTTGATCAAGTTATGGGGAGTTTTCATAAATATCTTCGTAGAAGATTAAGATATTCAACCGCTTACAAACTGTCAGTATGCCATTCGTATTCAtaccattgaggtgtatataaccTCAATGATTTATACAGTGCCCGTAGTTTATTAAGAGTGGGAGTTGCCAGAAAAGGGTAATTGATTGCTGAAGACGAACATATCAGTTGTACTGCTGAGGTAATGCAACTAGTCATTACAATTAGCACTGAGTTTTCTTTAATACTTTTTCGTTCCAGTAGTTATTTCATTACTAGGTATCTGTTAAAAACGAATATCGGAGCGAATTGGTATGTGTAGTATTCGGTCCAAAGCCAGTGTAATTTGCTGAAAATCTTTATGGTGGTTGCgccattttatcaaaaatatattttaaatattcctaACCAACACACCTTCCTGACTAACTGTTTAAAGACAAGGGTAATTACacacataaaaaaacaaaaaaattgtgctcGGACGTCATGCAttagtaccggtacggtaggcCTTAAGGGCACCGAGTTTGCTGATAAGATCGGACAAACAATATCGAGGCGATCGAACAATACCGAATAAAATGTGTTCCCACTTAATTAAAGTAGAACGGCAAAATTTTTGGAGATCTATCAGATAGCCTTttagtaaaaattaaaattgattggCCCATTAGTTGCGAAAAAAAGTGATTTTTCCCAAACAACGAGCGAGAGAGTTCACTTAAAACATCGGCGGACAACTAATATGGGGTTGGTCAAGCGTGGCGTGTTATAAAAATGTTAAGGGTGAAATGAGagagaaaagaaaatttttatttaaaatatcatgCCCCATACTTGGCCTATTTAATATACCTAGAATGAGTTTCGGAATTAGGTTTAAACACAAGACTTTTATTCTTCTGCGACACGAGCACAGTAAACTTCAGTGCTATCCACTATAGGCTCTTGTACCCTCTGTGAGTTGGACATTAAAACGGATAAACACCGCAGAAGATTTGTATGTTTACGTGACTTCGACATATAAACTAATTCCGAGCGaagttcaaatatattttctcatAATTCTTCATTACGAAATAAATTTTGTAGTAATTAGTTAATAATTAACAGATTTCCAGAATTTTATTGTATTATCCGCAGGCATACAAATATtacatatttcaaattcaagttGAGAAATATAGCGAAGTACTGTACTGTACTTATtcatattaatttgaaaaatgatgcTTTTTCATCAACGCTACATAGGCAGACTGTTCTCCCATTATACATTGTTTTATCATTGTAGACTCTACAATATATACAATGTAGAGGAAGTGTAAGCATGGATCGTTTTGCAATCGGAGCTAATTTTTTGTCTAAAACTGATGGGCAAAGGgattgattttgatttttcgaTATACGAAGATGGCTGAAGTAGCTATAGACCAGTATAgtgctattactttttttctttaaatatagTCAAATGTGACGCGATATTACACCCAAAATTTAgctgtttcatttatttgtaGTCGTGGTGACAATTTGACATGACGCATGTAACCTTTATTTCGTGTTCAGCATAATGTCTTCCGCTTTATGGCTTAGAGAGATGAATGCAGAACCGGCTAAAGAGTTTGCACTTGAAATTATATAATGA is from Styela clava chromosome 9, kaStyClav1.hap1.2, whole genome shotgun sequence and encodes:
- the LOC144427160 gene encoding retinol dehydrogenase 13-like, yielding MASTKSAKNGRVTKDLEIAGKTVLITGANTGIGLETAIDLAQRNAKVIIACRNLQKAESAKQKIIESSGSNNVVVKHLDLASFESIRKLAADINATEERLDVLINNPGLVLSTYEETADGFEMQFGVNHLGHFLLTNLLLDLLKRSAPSRIVNVASAGHQATTINWNDPNRKNNFNGMEAYCQSKLMNVLFSRELSKKLDGSGVTSNSLHPGAVETEIGRDLGCCKMSGFLACMTICFFTFCPCVVVDAEQGAQTSVYCAIAPELENVTGKYFSGCKVVRESSHARNDESASKLWEMSEELTGL